Below is a genomic region from Rosa chinensis cultivar Old Blush chromosome 5, RchiOBHm-V2, whole genome shotgun sequence.
CGGATTCCACCGATTCTGATGAGTGATTAGTTCAGGTGTTAGCTAGCTAGTTACTGCTGATCTCCCAACTATAGATGTCGATATGCCATGTGAAATGTTTTTAAGACTGATCTAAGTTTTGTTAGGTGGTTGGACCAATCGTTTAATTTACGCTTCGTCAATGTTCTCTTGTTATTACTTGATCCAAATGTCTGCTCGAATATCCTGCAAGTTTTAACTAAAACCTTCAGATCTTGGATGCAATTTGTACTCAAAACACTTGTTTTAAAACAAGTACTGCCATTAATTCAATATTAGTACCGGCCATTAATCCCATAGTCAGAACTTGATCAGAAGCACCAAGTATGATACTTCATACACCAAGAACAAGTAGTTGTTAAAATTTTGAGTAAACTCTGAATCTATCATCATATTATCTAGCTTGACCCCAAAAATGCATGCTCATTGCAAGTGACTTCCAAAAATGCTTGCTAGAAATTATTGCTACTTCAGTTTGTGGTACTACatttttgattgaaaaaaaaaaaaaacacggcAGCAGCAAAGGATGTAACAAATAAGATCATTCCTAGTCAAGGAAAGCAGAGAAAAATACAGCATTGGAGCAGAAAGGGAATTTGCACTTTGACTTCCTCCTGTATTGCATTCTATGCATAACAAACAGATTCTCAGTAGTGCCTGTTGCAACGGCCGGCATCAATCAATgtgcatcttcttcttcacaaaaatTGGTGTACTTGTCTGAATCCATCAAGTTCTTCAGTTCACCACTATCATTTATCTCGACTTTAATTATCCATCCCTTCTCATACGGGCTTGAGTTAACCTGGCACAGAAAAAACAGACCATATTACAACAAGAAAACACTCAAGGGAGGAAAATCTTTTGCTGACATGTCTATAACAAAGTGATGTTCGTAACATACACATTGTATAACAAAACTGTGCAGAGGTCCATAGGCTGAAGGAACACTAACTCTCAGTGACGCATATGACTCTAGATAACACATAACTTGTACAACCTTGGGTTTCAGTATACATAATGAAGAGGATATAAGGCCCTATGTGATTTACAGATGCAATACTAACTTGGACCGTCTTCTACCTGGTTGAAAAATTATTTCAAAATCAAACCCACTCTGATATGATTTTATAACCACAAGAGTAGTCAATAAGCACAAAAGCTCAAATTCATGTGACCACTTCTTCATGCAATTATCATATCGGTCAATCTAAATCTAACATAGGATGAGGGAACCTACCAAACCAGGGGAGCTGCTGAGCTCTTCATTGACTTCAACCACTTTTCCCGACACGGGAGAGTAAACATCACTGGTTGCCTTGACACTTTCAACTGCTCCAAACGCATCACCCTGCTTCACAGCAACCCCAACCTCTGGCAACTCAACATACACAACATCACCTAAAT
It encodes:
- the LOC112166318 gene encoding glycine cleavage system H protein 2, mitochondrial — its product is MASRLASRAASYLRIQVTHRGFASVVKDLNYANSHEWVKVDGKSATVGITDHAQDHLGDVVYVELPEVGVAVKQGDAFGAVESVKATSDVYSPVSGKVVEVNEELSSSPGLVNSSPYEKGWIIKVEINDSGELKNLMDSDKYTNFCEEEDAH